The genome window ATTAATAGCCAATCATATCAAAAAATATTGTCGTAATATGTCTAGTATTTCGATATAATATGACAATATTTTTTCCTTTGTTAAGAGAAGAAAAAAAGGTTTATAAGTTTTGAGATCTTGTTATCATCATAATAGAAGGTTTAAGGAGGTGCTGTCAATTAATACATTGCCTCCCTAAGGTAGAAAGAAGAAAAAGAAATCTTATGAATGAGCATATTATGGGTAATTGTAATGATTCTCATTTTGGTTTCTGCCGAATCCCTTGTATATGTAATGTATTTTGATAGATATGCTACGTAAGCTAATATAAGTAAGGGAGAATGATAAGTACATATTCAAGATATCCAAAGTGTGATGTATGAAGAGGATGCATATTTGTTAAAATTAATGGTGAACCCAGTACGATTGAAAATTATCAATGAAATAATTAAACATAAAACATTAAGTGGAACACAGTTAACCAGAATTCTAGGTATTTGACAGTCAACATTATTTCAACACCTATCAATGATGAGGAGAATAATTTTAAGTAAGGAAAGAAAAGATGTAGAAAATTATTATCAAATTAGTAATGAAAAGTGGTGCAAATAATTAAGGTGTTTAATGAAGTAATAGTTGATTAGGTAATCTGAGTTATATAAAAGCGAAATACTTTTATATAACTATAGTGGGTAGATTAAATTTTAAAAATAAACTACTGTTGTCTGTAGGAATAGAGGGAACGAAATTGAGGAGTTCACCTTCCCCCGTGTTTCCTTGAAAGTAACTATAAATTAAGTTGCTTCTATTCCTATGTACAGCATTGTTACGCCAGCCATGTCAAGGCTGTACATGATTTTGTAACGCGCAAAAGTGAATAAACAGAGAAGAAACTATTTGGGGGTAAAATAGTTTCTTTTCTGTTAAAGAAATCTAGTTTTTAGCGAGTTATATAAATATTTCAAAGGGGTTTCTTGCTAGTGATTTTCCTTTTGTAGGTGCAATAGTCGTGGAAATAAAAAACTAATCAGTAATTAGGAGGGGAGGAATAGTGGTAATTGATACATGTAAATTAATTGAGAATTTATTTACTTTAGAATTCCATAGACTGTAATAGAATTACACTGGTGCATTTTATCATGAAAGTGTTGTAGAAACCTTTTCTTATCTTTAGAAGAGGGTAAATGTGTTCTTTATGAATTGTAGAGGCAAATCTTAAGTATAATTTCTTTTTGTTGTAAGCTAAGACATTCACTGGTATCACAAGTGAGTCTTAGCCTTTTTTTGTAGTTAAATTAGGATTTCGAAATATTAGGGAGTATGGAAACGCCTGGATAAGTAAAATCCAACTGTATTATGTGTTCTCTTAACCGTACAAAATCTACGATTACACGGCAAAGGAGGGGTTCAAATATTATATTGTAACTCCATCTCACTTTCCCCGATGGAAGTATGTACAATTCCTAAGAAGTTTTCAGTGATGAAATATAGAAAATATGATAACGAATGTATGGGATTTTCTGTTTTTAATATATGTGAAAGCATTGATGCTGACAGGTTTAAAATTGTGAAGTCAACTTAAATAAACAATATTTCCTTTGATAAAGGAAATATTTATGACTGATAAAAGTGCTGTATATTGGTAAAGTCTAAGTGGTTCATTGGAAATCTATGGAGTGGATCTCTAATGACCTTTATGATGAATGCTTGTGTCAGATGAAACTTATTGGCGATGACGCTGTGCTTCGACCGCTTCTATAATTATTCAATCGGATTCAAGTTCGGTGATAATGGTGGATGGTAAATCGACATGGGACGATGCCTGTGTTTTCTAACGGGAACAGTTTTCGAATGGTGAATTCGTTACAGTCTAGATAAAAATCATGTGAGATTAGGCAGGAATCACAATCAAAAGCATAGCTTAAGTGACAGAAGACAATGTACCATCACAAAAGTTAAATAAAGGAAGGTGGAAAGTTATAAGTTGGTAAAAAAATCCTAAAATTAGTTAGAAAGGAGGATACTTGCTGGTGAGGGAATGTGTTAGTAAAGCGTTGATTCTGATGATGTCGGTGCTATTGTCATTTCAGCAATTTGATATATCTGCAGTAGCTGCCGCGTCAGAAGTACCAAATTTGGAACTGGATTTTAAAGCGCTACAACAAGAAGTACTTTCTGGAAAAACAGCTGATTTTGAGTTGAATGTAAAAGTAACAGGCTCCCAGACAACTTTGACGAATGGTAAACTCGTCGTGATTCTACCGAAGCATCCTGAGGTTCCCGTGACTTACTCGCAAATTCCAAACGGTGTTCCAGATGCAACATTAACAATCGCTGGTGTGAGTCCAATCTATAATGCGCAAAACGCTACATTAACTTACAATTTCAAAGAATTAAAATCCGGACAAGTCTACAAAACGATTATTCAGGCAGTTCCTGAGTTAGGAAAAACACCTGTCAGCGATAAAGAGAAAAATCTCGAAGCTGATGCGAGTGTGAAAGTAGACCAATATGCAGATGCGTTGAATTCAGGAAAGAAAACAACAAAAGTAATTTCAAATGGAGCTGTTAGTGCTAATACCACAACATCGGAAACAGCAAAAGAATCTACCGCAACATCGGAAACAGCAAAAGAATCTACCGCAACATCGGAAACAGCAAAAGAATCTACCGCAACATCGGAAACAGCAAAAGAATCTTTCGCAACATCGGGAACAGAGAAAGAATCTACCGCAACATCGGAAACAGCAAAAGAATCTTTCGCAACATCGGGAACAGAGAAAGAATCTACCACAACATCGGAAACAGCAAAAGAATCTACCGCAACATCGGAAACAGAGAAAGAATCTACCACAACATCGGAAACAGCAAAAGAATCTACCGCAACATCGGAAACAGAGAAAGAATCTACCACAACATCGGAAACAGCAAAAGGATCTACCGCAACATCGGAAACGGAGAAAGAATCTACCACAACATCGGAAACAGCAAAAGGATCTACCACAACATTGAAAACAGCGGTAGCATTTAACGCTACACTAGGAACAGCAAATCTAGAGTTGTATTTAAACTCTTTACAACAAGAAGTGCTTTCTGGAAAAACAGCCAATTATGAGTTGAATGTAAAAGTAACAGGCTCCCAGACAACTTTGACGAATGGCCAAATGGTTGTCAACTTACCGAAGCATCCAGAGGTTCCTATAATTTACCCGCAAATTCAAAACGGTGTTCCGAATGAAACATTAACGATTGATGGTGTGAGTCCAATCTATAATGCACAGAATGGTACTTTAACTTACAATTTCCCAGAATTGGTATCTGGACAAGTCTATAAAACCATTATTCAAGTAATTCCTGAACTAGGAAAAACGCCTGTTAGCGATAAAGATAAAAATATCAGGAATCTCGAATCTAATGCGAGTATTAAAGTAGATCAGTATGCGGAAGCTTTGGACTCCGGTAAAAAAACGACAATGGTCATTTCAAATGGAGCAGTGGGTATCTCTAAAACCTATACTAGTACAAAAAAGTACAGTAATAATAGCTGGACTTTGAGTACTGACGCTCCGGTTCAAGGGGACTTAGGTGGTTGGACGATTAAAGCCAGCATCCCTAAAACAGATGCAGGACTGAGCTATATTCAAGAAAATGGTAAAATCCGCATTGTCGATCAAATACCTGCAGGGCTCGTTTTTGATTCTACTTTACAAGACTCAGGGTTTACGGGTGTATATAATTCCTCAAATAACACAGTAACTTGGGAATTCGATGCACCAACTTTTGCTGAACAAGAACTAGTAAGTATTAATGGGAATTTATTTACAAAAGAGTTAAAGATTAATTTGAAATTTGATTCTAGTATCCCAGATTTCTCAACTATAACAAATACGGCAACAGCTACTTATCAGCCCTATAGGATTGGAAACATATCCAATATTAGTACATCAGGAAGTAGCGATATAATGATTGCAAGTGGTGGAGGACCCACGCCGGATGTTAATGGTCAGTATTACTATGGGGTGCATAGAGGGCCTTTGGATGGTAGTAGTGGGAAGATAAATAATGATAATAATAATTTAAATTATATACCAACTGTTACGGATGAGGCATATTTACGTTTTTTTAGTCCTTCGGTTATAGGCCCTTATGGGATGAACTATCGAATCAATTCAGGAGCTTGGCAAAATAACAATAGCCAGTATCCTTATCAACAAATAATAGATTCAGGATATAAAACCTATACGATGGAATATACCATTGACAGTAAATTAGATTTAACAGAACTTCTTTTGGTGAAACCTTATGAGTTCTATAATACATCAGTTGCAAAAAGACCACTTACACAAATACCAGATACATTTGTCCAATTAAAAATAAACGGTGTATGGAAATCAGAGTATCCTATTCAATTCCCAATTTCAAATCAAGTTGGTACAAACACAGGTAAATTGGATGTAACTCAATTTGGTAAGGATGGTCATGTCGAAGCTTTTCGTGTCATTTATAGAAATGCTTCAGGTAAAATGTATGGCACCGTTAATTCTTTTTATAATGTAGTAAAAGGTGCTGTAGGACAGACAGCCAATAGTGTAAAGAATTATTTTGAGTTAAATGATGGTACAAAAATAGAGCGTGAACCTATTGATGATTCATCACCTATGGGGAATCGCCATGTCAATATTGTTCAGAATTCAAGTGAGGATCCGCTTGTCCAATCTTCTATTCAGTTTGTAGATAGTGGAGGTAAGCCGTTAACAACAGGCTCAAACGTACAACGCGGGAACAACCGTATCCAAATTCAGTTCCAAAATAATGCTGCATCACAAGCGAATATTACAGGACCGCTGGAACTCGTTGCGTTATTACCAAAAGGGATCAACATATTGGACCAACCAAATATGTTGTACAGCAATAATTCAGTGAATCCGACATATCAAGTAATCGGTGAGGTTAACGGTCAACAACAAATCAAATTCACTTGGGATAATCAACGTTTATTACCTGGTGAAAAAATAACGGCAAACTTTGATGTGGATGTAACACGAACAGCGTTATCAAATCTAGAATTGCAAGTATATGGCTTCTCAGCGAATACGGGGCTGCAAGTACCTACTTCTCAAGGAAATGTTTATACAAAATCAGTTCTAGAAACAGATACGAATGATCTAAATCAAAACGGAAATACGACTCAGCCTCGTGTCAAGTCAGCTAATAAGTATTCGATTGTCAAGAACGATAACTTGCAAATTATGAAACAAGTAAAAGGTAGTTTAGACGATGAGTTTTCGTTATTTGGATATACAAACCCAGATGGAGATGTAACGTATCGTTTCAATTTAACTAATACAACGAATGAAATTATTGAGCAGTTTATGTTTCTAGATGTATTACCGTCAGTAGGGGATTTAGGAATTACGGATAACACAGAACGAGGTAGTAAATTTGAAACGACATTAAAAGGACCTATTAGTTTTGCGGGAACGAAATGGCAAGACCAAGTCACAGTTTACTACAGTATGTCCAAAAACCCAAAACGTGATGATTTATACGCAACAGTAGATTATTCGGTCGGTTCTACACCACAACCGAACCCAGCTGGTGCAGAGGATCCAAATTGGATGTTGGCAAGTGCGGTTACAAATTGGAACGATATTCATAGTTTCAAGATTGTCATGAATGATGGCGTCCAATGGTTAGAAGGACAAGATATTCAATTTGACGTAGAGGCAAAAGCGCCAGCCTTACCAGTAGACACGGCACTTTTTGACGAAAAGACACCTGAAGTGGACCGTGCTGCATGGAATTCCTTTGCAGTGACAACGAATGAACTTCTAGCTGTAGAACCCTTACGGGTAGGGGTTATTATGAAAGCGCAACCTGGATCACTTGAAATTACAAAAGTAGACGATCAAACAGGAAAAGTTCTCTCAGGTGCAACGTTTGAACTTCGGAAATATGAATCAGATAGTTCAACGCAGTATTCAGTAATAGCTAGTGGTACAACGGATGGAGTCGGGAAACTTTTACTTAAGGATATCCCTTTAGGTTCATATAAGCTTGTTGAAACGAAAGCACCAAATGATCATATGCTTTTAAGGGATCCGATAGACGTTAATATTACAACATCAGGCGAAGTGGTAAAACTGACAGTGAAAAACTCGAAGATAGGATGGGAGATACCAAAAACAGGCGGAATTGGGACCACTTTATTCTACGGAATTGGTGTATTACTTATGATAACCGCGTTATTCCTATTACTTCGCAAGAGAAGTCGAAATAAATAGATTCGAAAATTTATAGAGACGGTGAGGAAAAGAAAATGAAAAAAACGCTAAGGCTTTTACTAGCTTTTGTAGTAATGTTCGCAACATTACCGGGTATGTTTGCAAAGGCAGCAACCCCAACGAATGGTACTTTAACAATCCACAAGTATGAACAAGAAAAAAATGGAGCGCCAAGTACAGAAGGTGATGGTTCTGCAAATCAAACCATTCCTACAGATGCTAAGGCATTACCAGGCGTAACGTTTGAGATTAAACAAATTATGTCATTCAATAAGATTTCAAATGATGGAAAAATTGCAGAAGAATCTGTAACACCAGTAACAAATGCAACTCCGATTAAAGTAACAACAGATGCAGACGGTCAAGCTGTATTTAAAGATTTACCATTAGGTCGTTATGAAGTAAAAGAAGTTTCTGGTCCACCACATATTAATTTAAACCCAAATACATATACAGTCGATATTCCAATGACAAGTAAGAATGGTGACGTATTAAACTATGATGTTCACATGTATCCAAAGAACGAAATTAAACGCGGGGCAGTAGAATTAACAAAAAAAGGTGCAGAAGGTAAAGATCTAGCAGGTGCTGAATTCACTTTATTTAAAGCAGATGGCACAGCAGTAAAAACTGGTTTAACAACAGGTACTAATGGGAAAATTCGTGCAGAAGGTCTAGAATACGGTGATTACTATTTCCAAGAAATAAAAGCACCTACAGGATATGTTTTAGATTCAACAAAATATCCGTTTTCAATTCAAGAATCCGGTACAATTAATGCAGACGGTACGATTAAATCTGGTGTTGTCGTGCCAGTAGAAATTACAAACTATCTAGAACCAACAATTGATAAAAAGATTAATAACGATTTAGAGTTTTTACCAATTAATCCGTTAAAAGATTACAATTATGATATTAAAACGTTAATTCCAGAAGATATTAAGGATTATAAAAATTATGCAGTAACAGATACGCTTGATGATCGATTAACAATTCAAGGTACACCAGTTGTAACAATCGATGGCGTAGCAGTAGATGCAAGTGTTGTAGAAGTAACGGTAGATGGTCAAAAAGTAACAGCTACTGTAAAAGATTTTTCAAAGTTAGATGGTAAAAAAGAACTTCATTTGCAAATCAAGTCGCAAATTAAAGAAGAAACAGCGGCAGGAACAGAAATTCCAAATACAGCAGCAATTGATTTTACAAACAAAAACGACATAACAGGTAATAAGGAAACAAATCCAGTTATTGTAACACCAACAGCAGGAAGCATTCAATTAACAAAAGTGGATGGTGCAGACGGAAAAACATTAGCAGGTGCAGAATTTGAATTACGCGATAACGGTAAAGTCGTAGTATTAGGAGGGCAACCAGTAAAAGGTGTATCAGACGTAAATGGTTTGATCACATGGAACAATATCCCTTACGGAGATTACCAAATCGTTGAGACAAAAGCACCGACTTATATAAAAGATGATGGTACAACAGCTTCTTATCAACAATTAAGAGACCCAATTGATGTAACAATTAATGCAGATCATCAAAAAATTGAATTAGATGTAAAAAATAATAAGAGCGGCTGGTACCTTCCTTCAACAGGCGGTATGGGAACAATACTATTCTCTATAGTAGGTATTGTACTAATGGCTGCAGCGACATTTGTTTTCTTCCGAAGAAAAACAGTAAATAACTAATTATTTATATAGTTATACTTATAGTAGTTACATGTGAAAAGAGGAGAGCCATTCATTTCTCCTCTTTTCTGTATGTCAGTACATGGTAAAGGGGTCACTATGAAACGGAAGATTATTTTTGGATGTATTTTTTTATTAGGACTTGGTATTTTCTTATATCCTACCATAAGTAACTGGCTGGCTACGAGAACGCATTATTCTCAGGTTAGTTCGTATGATAAAACAGTAAAATCATTGCAAAAGAAAGAGCTAGAACGTCGGGAAAAAGAAGCGGATGCGTACAATAAACAAGTTCAAAATTCGAATCAAACATTTTCAGATCCATTCGCAGAAAAAGAAAAACGTGATGGGAAATCTTATGACGATGCCCTTAACATCGGGGATGTTATGGGGTATGTGGAAATCCCAAAAGTTAAGGTGAAACTCCCTATTTATCCAGGAACTTCTGAAGAAGTTTTAGGTCGGGGGGTAGGTCACTTGGACAAGTCTTCTTTGCCAGTAGGAGGAAAAGGAACACATACCGTATTAACAGGACATCGAGGTTTGCCTTCGGCATTATTGTTTACAGATTTAGATAAAATGAAGGAATCTGATGTGTTCTATATTCATTCCTTAGGTAAAGTCCTTGCCTATCAAGTTGATCAGATTAAAGTTGTATTACCAAGTGAAACAGAGGATTTACTCCCTGTAAATAATCAAGATTATGCCACACTACTTACTTGTACGCCTTATGGAGTGAATACGCATAGGTTATTAGTAAGAGGGCACCGCATTCCTTACGAACTGAAAGAAAAAGAAAAAGCGATCGCTTTAGCGCCATCTATGTTAGAAGATTGGAAGGTTATTGCCTCAATAAGCGCTATTGTAATAGCAGTAATACTCCTAAATTTCACGAAAGTTAGAAAGAAAAAGCAAACGAGTTAAATTGTCAAACATATAGAAATGTGAGCTTTGGGGTTAATAGATAATCGTCGATGTTTTTTATTTAAATAAGGATTGGGAGAAGTTTTAGAAAGAGAGTGAACGTTGATTGACAATAATAATAGAAGGAATATATCAAGAAATATTGGATGGAAGAAGACAAAGGATTTCCTCCTGGTACATGGAACTGGGATGTAGACAGAAAATTAAAAAGGAGGATAACAAGATATTTAATTGAGGATGTTTTAAAGTGGAGCGATGAGGATATTATAGAAAAGTGGAACTAGAATCACATCAAAAAATTTAAATTAACTAGTGTGATGCTGATTTATCGTGGTAGTCCATATGAAATGTTAAACGCAGCTTATTCGAATCGATTTGAACCATGGGAGTTGAAGCATATTCCTAGATGATTTTGGACATATGAAAAGAGTTTGGAAATGTTAAAAAAGATTATTGAAGAAAAAGAAAGTTTAACAGAGTTTCAATTACTAGAGAAGTATGATTTAAATTGGCTGGTGAAGAATAAGCTAGGTGGGGTATGTCCGAAGAATGATAGTCCGTATCAAATGTTAAATGCAGCATACCCAAATCGATTTAAAGAGTGGGAATTAAAAGTAGCACCTAATAGATTCTGGGAAAAAGAGAAAGAGAAAAAATATTAAGGATGAAATGGATAAATAAGGGATATCCATTTCGCAGTTATTAAAATGGGAGTGAGAAAATGGATGAAGCAAAACAAATTGAGTACCCTTTTAATAAATATTGGAAATGCAGTACATCTACGATGTTAAAAGAGATATATTTAAAAGAATTTGAAGCAGAAAACGGTAAGGATGTGTACTGAATGTATGAAAAGGGGATTATTCAGTACGATATTATTTGTTTTTGGATTAGGAGTATTTCTATACCCAACTGTTTCAAATTACATCAATCATCGTATGTATGAAGTAGTCATTACAGATTATGAAAAACAGATGGGGAAATTAGCAGATGTGGACATACGTAAAAAGTTTCAAGTAATGGCAGCTTATAACGAATCATTAAAAGGGTTAGCCATTCCTACGGCAGATCCTTTTAGCAGTAGCGACAAGAAAAATACAATGCTTGTCAATATGATAAAAGAAGATGATGTACTTGGTACCGTTAGCATTCCGAAAATCAATGAAGAACTTCCCATCTACTTAGGTGCAAACGAGAAGCATCTAAGCATGGGTGTTGGTCAAATTGGTGGAACTTCCTTTCCTATCGGTGGACCGGATTCGCATACTGTATTAGCGGGACATCGTGGTTATCATGGTGCCAAGATGTTCCGGTATCTCGATCAACTTGAAAATGGTGACAAATTCTATATTCGTATTTTAGGAAAAGAATTAACATATGAAGTAACGGGAAGCGAAGTCATTTATCCTAACCAAGTGGATAAACTCGCGATTGTGAAGGGAAAGGATAAGGCTACATTACTCACATGTGAACCTTACACGTCAAGTAAATACCGTTTACTCATTTATGGTGAGAGGATAAAAGAAGAAATACCTCAAAATGATACACAAGCTCATACAGAAAGTATCAAACAATCCCAAACACATGACTTTATCAAAACAATCGGTTTTATCATAATAGGACTGCTGGTTATTTTTATTGGATTGTTTGGGTTGCTAAGGAAGAAAAAATAAACCGTGAGAAGATATAAGTAAATTTCAAAAAGAGATAAAGGTGGATTGTCTAATGAATGTAGAAATGAATTGTATAACACTAAGATACCTAGTAGAAAATAAGAGAGCAGAAATGATTCAATTAACAAAACATTATATGCTCACTTCCTTGGAAGTTATTCGAATAAGTCAAGAATTAGATAATTTATTGAATATGTTACGAAAATGCGAATGACATTTAACTAGGTTTCCGAAAAGAATTATCCTCACATGAAACTAAAGCAAGATCAAACAAGAAAATTTATAAAAAACATTAGTAATTACTCAGTCACCCCTATGATTTAGCTGTTTAATATTTTTATTTTGCAGTTTAATTCCTTAACTTCCTAATGTTAAATATATCAACTTACGGAAGTTGACGTGTATGATCAACAAATCAGTTATTTTAAAAGCTTATGAAAAAGGGCCATCAACCTGATCATAAATGTCATACACTTTGCCAAGTGGAACATCCAGATCGTGTGATTATTCATCCTGTGAAAGTGTGCTAGTGTTGTCAATCATCATTTAGAAAGTGAACCTGTTAGCTCGAAAAAAGTACGACAAGTGCCAACATGTTTTGTGCAATGTGCATCTTCTTCGTGAATTGCACGGTATATTTGAACTAACGAAGCAAGAATGGGCACAAGAAATGGCTGATTTTCTTTTGAAAGTGAAAAATCAAAAGGAAACAGGTGAATTAGATGCAAAAAAATTGTCAACTTGCATCGAGAATGTGAAATTAAAAGGAGAAGAATCGAATCCTATTCGCCCAAAAGAAAAAAATACGTCCGCGGCAGACAGAAGCAAAGTCTGGCACGTAATCTCTTAAATCTCGATTTTGGCATTTATTCTCTATCCCGCTAATTCATTGTTTTTACAAGAATCTAGAATTGGAAGAATCCCTACTGACACTAATTAATAATAATAGTTCAGTTGCAGCCTTGAAGAAAACTTTGAAATTACATATTTTAGAAATGTTTTCGGGAATAATCGATGATGAATATTTTTAAAAAGAACTAGAATAGCACAAATACATGTAAAAATTGGTCTACAGACAAAATGGTATTTATGTGCTTTTCAAAATATATTTATAACGATTATTGAGATTATTGAAAAGAATCTTTCTGAAAAAGAACTTTATTATTCTAGTGTAAAAGCACTCTCAAAATTATTTAACTTAGAGCAACAAATAGTTCTTGAAGAATATGATAAAGAGATAAGTAGAATTAAAGAAAAATCAAATAAACAGGTAGAAAAAACTAAAATTCAAGTTGTGAATTCAACTGAAAATTTAGCAGCAATTTC of Lysinibacillus agricola contains these proteins:
- a CDS encoding SpaA isopeptide-forming pilin-related protein, giving the protein MMSVLLSFQQFDISAVAAASEVPNLELDFKALQQEVLSGKTADFELNVKVTGSQTTLTNGKLVVILPKHPEVPVTYSQIPNGVPDATLTIAGVSPIYNAQNATLTYNFKELKSGQVYKTIIQAVPELGKTPVSDKEKNLEADASVKVDQYADALNSGKKTTKVISNGAVSANTTTSETAKESTATSETAKESTATSETAKESTATSETAKESFATSGTEKESTATSETAKESFATSGTEKESTTTSETAKESTATSETEKESTTTSETAKESTATSETEKESTTTSETAKGSTATSETEKESTTTSETAKGSTTTLKTAVAFNATLGTANLELYLNSLQQEVLSGKTANYELNVKVTGSQTTLTNGQMVVNLPKHPEVPIIYPQIQNGVPNETLTIDGVSPIYNAQNGTLTYNFPELVSGQVYKTIIQVIPELGKTPVSDKDKNIRNLESNASIKVDQYAEALDSGKKTTMVISNGAVGISKTYTSTKKYSNNSWTLSTDAPVQGDLGGWTIKASIPKTDAGLSYIQENGKIRIVDQIPAGLVFDSTLQDSGFTGVYNSSNNTVTWEFDAPTFAEQELVSINGNLFTKELKINLKFDSSIPDFSTITNTATATYQPYRIGNISNISTSGSSDIMIASGGGPTPDVNGQYYYGVHRGPLDGSSGKINNDNNNLNYIPTVTDEAYLRFFSPSVIGPYGMNYRINSGAWQNNNSQYPYQQIIDSGYKTYTMEYTIDSKLDLTELLLVKPYEFYNTSVAKRPLTQIPDTFVQLKINGVWKSEYPIQFPISNQVGTNTGKLDVTQFGKDGHVEAFRVIYRNASGKMYGTVNSFYNVVKGAVGQTANSVKNYFELNDGTKIEREPIDDSSPMGNRHVNIVQNSSEDPLVQSSIQFVDSGGKPLTTGSNVQRGNNRIQIQFQNNAASQANITGPLELVALLPKGINILDQPNMLYSNNSVNPTYQVIGEVNGQQQIKFTWDNQRLLPGEKITANFDVDVTRTALSNLELQVYGFSANTGLQVPTSQGNVYTKSVLETDTNDLNQNGNTTQPRVKSANKYSIVKNDNLQIMKQVKGSLDDEFSLFGYTNPDGDVTYRFNLTNTTNEIIEQFMFLDVLPSVGDLGITDNTERGSKFETTLKGPISFAGTKWQDQVTVYYSMSKNPKRDDLYATVDYSVGSTPQPNPAGAEDPNWMLASAVTNWNDIHSFKIVMNDGVQWLEGQDIQFDVEAKAPALPVDTALFDEKTPEVDRAAWNSFAVTTNELLAVEPLRVGVIMKAQPGSLEITKVDDQTGKVLSGATFELRKYESDSSTQYSVIASGTTDGVGKLLLKDIPLGSYKLVETKAPNDHMLLRDPIDVNITTSGEVVKLTVKNSKIGWEIPKTGGIGTTLFYGIGVLLMITALFLLLRKRSRNK
- a CDS encoding class C sortase, with the translated sequence MKRKIIFGCIFLLGLGIFLYPTISNWLATRTHYSQVSSYDKTVKSLQKKELERREKEADAYNKQVQNSNQTFSDPFAEKEKRDGKSYDDALNIGDVMGYVEIPKVKVKLPIYPGTSEEVLGRGVGHLDKSSLPVGGKGTHTVLTGHRGLPSALLFTDLDKMKESDVFYIHSLGKVLAYQVDQIKVVLPSETEDLLPVNNQDYATLLTCTPYGVNTHRLLVRGHRIPYELKEKEKAIALAPSMLEDWKVIASISAIVIAVILLNFTKVRKKKQTS
- a CDS encoding SpaA isopeptide-forming pilin-related protein, translating into MKKTLRLLLAFVVMFATLPGMFAKAATPTNGTLTIHKYEQEKNGAPSTEGDGSANQTIPTDAKALPGVTFEIKQIMSFNKISNDGKIAEESVTPVTNATPIKVTTDADGQAVFKDLPLGRYEVKEVSGPPHINLNPNTYTVDIPMTSKNGDVLNYDVHMYPKNEIKRGAVELTKKGAEGKDLAGAEFTLFKADGTAVKTGLTTGTNGKIRAEGLEYGDYYFQEIKAPTGYVLDSTKYPFSIQESGTINADGTIKSGVVVPVEITNYLEPTIDKKINNDLEFLPINPLKDYNYDIKTLIPEDIKDYKNYAVTDTLDDRLTIQGTPVVTIDGVAVDASVVEVTVDGQKVTATVKDFSKLDGKKELHLQIKSQIKEETAAGTEIPNTAAIDFTNKNDITGNKETNPVIVTPTAGSIQLTKVDGADGKTLAGAEFELRDNGKVVVLGGQPVKGVSDVNGLITWNNIPYGDYQIVETKAPTYIKDDGTTASYQQLRDPIDVTINADHQKIELDVKNNKSGWYLPSTGGMGTILFSIVGIVLMAAATFVFFRRKTVNN
- a CDS encoding class C sortase → MKRGLFSTILFVFGLGVFLYPTVSNYINHRMYEVVITDYEKQMGKLADVDIRKKFQVMAAYNESLKGLAIPTADPFSSSDKKNTMLVNMIKEDDVLGTVSIPKINEELPIYLGANEKHLSMGVGQIGGTSFPIGGPDSHTVLAGHRGYHGAKMFRYLDQLENGDKFYIRILGKELTYEVTGSEVIYPNQVDKLAIVKGKDKATLLTCEPYTSSKYRLLIYGERIKEEIPQNDTQAHTESIKQSQTHDFIKTIGFIIIGLLVIFIGLFGLLRKKK
- a CDS encoding IS66 family transposase, with amino-acid sequence MNLLARKKYDKCQHVLCNVHLLRELHGIFELTKQEWAQEMADFLLKVKNQKETGELDAKKLSTCIENVKLKGEESNPIRPKEKNTSAADRSKVWHVIS
- a CDS encoding aspartyl-phosphate phosphatase Spo0E family protein, coding for MNCITLRYLVENKRAEMIQLTKHYMLTSLEVIRISQELDNLLNMLRKCE
- a CDS encoding protoglobin domain-containing protein, which translates into the protein MHCFYKNLELEESLLTLINNNSSVAALKKTLKLHILEMFSGIIDDEYF